From the genome of Solanum lycopersicum chromosome 12, SLM_r2.1:
CTTTAATTATGCTCGTGGCAAGGGTAATTGTAGTGATTTTAGAAACCGCCacattttaattattgaaatcCTTAAATCGCcataaattaacaaaataaccCCCATAAATTAAGCATTTTTTGTAATGGTTGTCGATTACTATTAATAACACAAAAGGTTGGTTGATACAATAATGTTACtaggtatatatataaaatactatCATCCTAAAAATACACTTTGAGTCAATCATCAAATAATGTGCTAAGTCTTTTCTCCACCATACCAATTGACTTAAACATAAATATCACTCGAAATTGAAGAAATCCTCCATGGAAATCCCTGCCCCTTCATGTCGCTTCATAGTCAATTCTTATCTTTTTCCAATCACAATTCCTTTTCCACAAAAATCTgaaatctaatttatttatttattcgaaaagctaagaaaaaaggaaaattttagaaTAGTTAAGggatgataaatatttatagattgtaaattaagatataataattatatatcgaTTATTCATCAGGTATGCAGTgattatatactatatataaaatttgtgattttgggAAGTGTATAAAGTTTGAGACTTTTCTTTGATGGATATAAATAGGATACAATATATAGGGTAAAAATTCTAAATGTTAACACACATGAAGTATCTTTTGTATCAAATAACATAGGTAAACTTAAGCAATAAAATATGTACGGCTAAAAATAAAGATTCAACTTAGTccaaaaattttgataaaaataacttattaacCGAACAATGTTAGttcattttttcaacaaaatagaATAACATTCATAtatgattgaaataaaaagTACAATAAGATGAAATGAAAGAACATGCAACAAATTAAGACACACACTATGAAAAGAGAACACAAAGAAACAATGATGgaacattataattattacattcTCAATCGAGGTCCTTGGAATGTCCATCATCTTCAACATTGACGCCTTTGCCTTCTTTTTGTGCAGACTCTACACCGCTCACATCCCCTAATGTAGCTATAGTCTGAATAAACCACGGATCATTGATTGATTCTTCCATTGGACTTGCTGATAAGGTAATGTTTTCTTTGTTGGATGGAGGATTTGGAGCCTGGTtaagttctttttttctttcatcaagTTTAGCCATTTTTGCAGCAAACACCTTTAACAAACCTTTCATTTCTCTAgcatcaagttcatcaatactTTTTCCCTCCACTAGTTGGTTGAAGAGAATTTCCATTTCCTTCGCCTCATTCATTTTCTCTAATTTACtaatttgttcttctttcttatCAACTTTCTTTTGAAGATAGTCTTCATGTGTGACCAACTTTGACAGCCTTTTGAATTCAATAAAACTTAAATACCTCGTCAAGACATCCTGAGCCAGACTTGGGGATTTCCAAGTAATGGGTTGGATTTTTCCTGgcctaaaaataattatggcAACTTCTACGTCACACACAATAGATAGCTCTTCTGCTTTCTTGAACAAACTTGTTACTCTTTTATCTAAGATGGAATTTCTCACATTTTCATTGTAGTTCGCAGTATCTCTCAACCTTTTTGTAGCCATATTTGAtgctcaaacaaaaaaaaagtactttcTTCTGGAGTAGAATATATAAAACTTGAAGAGATGTGTGACTTTTATAGGTGACAAACATGAATTGTCAATATAGTCAAATCAAGAACTTTCATAGTTTAGgttccaatttttaaataatttgattactgtaatatgattttaaggaaattatttttttttttcctaaaaaggatgaaaatttgttaattttaaaattgaaattgacaGGTCATATTCCATGATTTTTTTGGGAGGTAGAAAACacaataattaacattttaCATGGGCATATTTGGTAGAAAatgttttttagaaaatatgctTTATTACAAAAGACGTTAGCATATCCTTAGAAAAATTTTTTgcatcatattcaatatttcGATAGATAAAAAAGTTTATGATAAGTTTACATCAAGCGTGGCGTAGAAAAATATATGAGTActtcttattaattataaattttttggttAAAGATTGACGATAATATACCAATTGAAGTAAGTTTTTATATATGAGATGACAATTACTAGAGAAGAATGATTCTTTTTTCACAAATAAGAACTGTGATGACTCTATATCTAAGACTGGTCACCGGACCGGAACCGGTTCACCggaccggaatgaaccggtacCGGACCGTACCGGAACCCGTTGACCG
Proteins encoded in this window:
- the LOC101247589 gene encoding agamous-like MADS-box protein AGL90, which codes for MATKRLRDTANYNENVRNSILDKRVTSLFKKAEELSIVCDVEVAIIIFRPGKIQPITWKSPSLAQDVLTRYLSFIEFKRLSKLVTHEDYLQKKVDKKEEQISKLEKMNEAKEMEILFNQLVEGKSIDELDAREMKGLLKVFAAKMAKLDERKKELNQAPNPPSNKENITLSASPMEESINDPWFIQTIATLGDVSGVESAQKEGKGVNVEDDGHSKDLD